From the genome of Biomphalaria glabrata chromosome 1, xgBioGlab47.1, whole genome shotgun sequence, one region includes:
- the LOC106051909 gene encoding polypeptide N-acetylgalactosaminyltransferase 5-like isoform X1, whose translation MALFGVLSRKLCRTNRVRLVIFAVPTVWLMTMMWTLYWAQGLQSMKLQDRQEQTTTISPETTAAKMDTAPLNDEVVEQIAPDADARFGGIPSDEKSFNGQEKNQNFIQDIVADNYGAEMLIETVDDRGRGLNQDTNGIRPDDKNEFLADDRDPDIGNFADHGQILDHYEVTPGNAIIKKAIKPGVRFDPPKLGEGGRAVKIVPTELDEIERAKFDEGWKNHEYNEYGSQQISTQREIPDFRNRKCKEKQHSESLPKASIIICFYNEAWSVLLRTIHSVLTRSPPHLVAEVILVDDYSDMALMKKPLEEYVSRIAKLRLIRMTKRSGLVRARLAGVSEATGPVLLFLDSHVECAEGWLEPLLEAIADHPKAAVTPEIDVIDDKTFAIQASVGNIGVLEFKSFSFDWAPITPRLRRLRNSIADPVMSPTMAGGLFAIRKDFFIDMGTYDVGLELWGGENIELSLKLWLCGGGILIHPCSRVAHIFRESSPYLKGDKSNVLVKNSARVAQVWADEYRNFFFKEPYDEEKYGSVAERQELRAKLNCHTFGWYLDHVYPEMYIKGSGKYLGLIQSKSGKCIHRSSSDPDSPLTLSDCRKALPWEFTRMNEIRSSTLCFDRHQQDQFLISQTCTLDNSTQSFQYVKNELIYHLPTKSCLTESSDGFYITFQPCTLANNQLWKWPNNLNYISTVKDSR comes from the exons ATGGCCTTGTTCGGCGTCTTAAGCCGTAAGCTATGTCGTACCAACAGAGTCCGGCTGGTCATATTCGCTGTGCCCACTGTGTGGCTGATGACCATGATGTGGACACTTTACTGGGCACAGGGGCTACAGAGTATGAAGCTTCAGGACAGACAAGAACAGACTACTACCATCTCACCCGAGACGACAGCGGCCAAGATGGACACAGCACCTCTGAATGACGAGGTTGTGGAACAAATCGCCCCCGATGCTGATGCCAGATTTGGCGGAATACCTTCTGACGAGAAGTCTTTCAATGGGCAAGAGAAGAATCAAAATTTTATTCAG GACATTGTCGCCGATAATTATGGCGCCGAGATGCTAATAGAGACAGTTGATGACAGAGGCAGAGGGCTCAACCAAGACACGAATGGCATACGTCCTGACGATAAAAATGAATTCCTTGCAGACGATCGTGACCCGGATATTGGA aaCTTTGCTGATCATGGTCAAATATTGGATCATTATGAAGTAACACCTGGCAATGCGATTATTAAAAAGGCTATTAAACCCGGAGTACGATTCGACCCACCTAAATTAG GTGAGGGAGGTAGAGCGGTGAAGATAGTGCCAACTGAGTTAGATGAGATCGAACGAGCCAAGTTTGATGAAGGATGGAAGAACCATGAATACAATGAATATGGTAGTCAACAGATTTCAACTCAGAGAGAAATACCAGACTTTAGAAATCGGAA ATGTAAAGAAAAGCAGCATTCAGAGAGTTTACCAAAAGCCAGCATCATTATATGCTTCTACAATGAGGCTTGGTCTGTATTGCTACGTACCATCCACAGTGTCTTAACCAGGTCACCACCACATCTTGTTGCAGAGGTTATTTTAGTGGATGATTATTCGGatatgg CATTAATGAAAAAACCACTAGAGGAATATGTTTCCCGAATAGCCAAACTTAGACTAATACGTATGACCAAAAGGTCTGGCCTAGTCAGAGCTCGACTCGCAGGAGTCAGTGAAGCTACTGGACCTGTCTTATTGTTCCTAGACTCTCATGTGGAGTGTGCAGAAG GTTGGTTAGAGCCTCTTCTTGAAGCGATTGCTGACCACCCTAAAGCTGCAGTGACCCCAGAGATTGATGTGATTGATGATAAAACATTTGCCATACAAGCCTCAGTGGGTAACATTGGTGTcctagagtttaagtcattctCATTTGACTGGGCCCCGATTACACCCAGACTAAGAAGACTCAGAAATTCTATTGCAGACCCTGTCAT GTCACCTACCATGGCTGGAGGACTGTTTGCTattagaaaagatttttttattgacatggGCACATACGATGTTGGTTTGGAATTATGGGGAGGAGAGAACATAGAACTTTCCCTAAAG CTCTGGTTGTGTGGAGGAGGGATTCTGATCCATCCATGTTCACGGGTAGCTCACATATTTAGAGAGTCCTCTCCGTACCTCAAAGGAGACAAAAGTAATGTTTTGGTGAAGAATTCTGCTCGAGTTGCACAAGTATGGGCTGATGAATAtcgtaacttttttttcaaggaaCCTTATGATGAG GAAAAATATGGCAGTGTAGCAGAGAGACAAGAATTGCGTGCCAAGCTAAATTGTCACACATTTGGCTGGTACTTAGATCATGTTTACCCTGAGATGTATATAAAGGGATCTGGAAAATATCTAGGTTTG aTTCAAAGTAAATCTGGCAAGTGTATTCACAGATCCAGTTCAGACCCAGACTCACCTTTAACACTATCAGACTGTAGAAAAGCA TTGCCATGGGAATTTACTCGCATGAATGAAATAAGATCTTCCACCTTATGTTTTGATAGGCATCAACAAGACCAGTTTCTAATATCACAAACATGTACTTTAGACAATTCAACACAATCTTTTCAGTATGTGAAG AATGAATTAATCTACCATCTACCAACCAAGTCTTGTCTGACTGAATCTTCTGATGGgttttatattacattccaACCTTGTACATTAGCAAACAACCAGTTATGGAAGTGGCCAAATAATCTCAACTATATTTCAACAGTCAAAGACAGCAGATAG
- the LOC106051909 gene encoding polypeptide N-acetylgalactosaminyltransferase 5-like isoform X2, whose protein sequence is MALFGVLSRKLCRTNRVRLVIFAVPTVWLMTMMWTLYWAQGLQSMKLQDRQEQTTTISPETTAAKMDTAPLNDEVVEQIAPDADARFGGIPSDEKSFNGQEKNQNFIQNFADHGQILDHYEVTPGNAIIKKAIKPGVRFDPPKLGEGGRAVKIVPTELDEIERAKFDEGWKNHEYNEYGSQQISTQREIPDFRNRKCKEKQHSESLPKASIIICFYNEAWSVLLRTIHSVLTRSPPHLVAEVILVDDYSDMALMKKPLEEYVSRIAKLRLIRMTKRSGLVRARLAGVSEATGPVLLFLDSHVECAEGWLEPLLEAIADHPKAAVTPEIDVIDDKTFAIQASVGNIGVLEFKSFSFDWAPITPRLRRLRNSIADPVMSPTMAGGLFAIRKDFFIDMGTYDVGLELWGGENIELSLKLWLCGGGILIHPCSRVAHIFRESSPYLKGDKSNVLVKNSARVAQVWADEYRNFFFKEPYDEEKYGSVAERQELRAKLNCHTFGWYLDHVYPEMYIKGSGKYLGLIQSKSGKCIHRSSSDPDSPLTLSDCRKALPWEFTRMNEIRSSTLCFDRHQQDQFLISQTCTLDNSTQSFQYVKNELIYHLPTKSCLTESSDGFYITFQPCTLANNQLWKWPNNLNYISTVKDSR, encoded by the exons ATGGCCTTGTTCGGCGTCTTAAGCCGTAAGCTATGTCGTACCAACAGAGTCCGGCTGGTCATATTCGCTGTGCCCACTGTGTGGCTGATGACCATGATGTGGACACTTTACTGGGCACAGGGGCTACAGAGTATGAAGCTTCAGGACAGACAAGAACAGACTACTACCATCTCACCCGAGACGACAGCGGCCAAGATGGACACAGCACCTCTGAATGACGAGGTTGTGGAACAAATCGCCCCCGATGCTGATGCCAGATTTGGCGGAATACCTTCTGACGAGAAGTCTTTCAATGGGCAAGAGAAGAATCAAAATTTTATTCAG aaCTTTGCTGATCATGGTCAAATATTGGATCATTATGAAGTAACACCTGGCAATGCGATTATTAAAAAGGCTATTAAACCCGGAGTACGATTCGACCCACCTAAATTAG GTGAGGGAGGTAGAGCGGTGAAGATAGTGCCAACTGAGTTAGATGAGATCGAACGAGCCAAGTTTGATGAAGGATGGAAGAACCATGAATACAATGAATATGGTAGTCAACAGATTTCAACTCAGAGAGAAATACCAGACTTTAGAAATCGGAA ATGTAAAGAAAAGCAGCATTCAGAGAGTTTACCAAAAGCCAGCATCATTATATGCTTCTACAATGAGGCTTGGTCTGTATTGCTACGTACCATCCACAGTGTCTTAACCAGGTCACCACCACATCTTGTTGCAGAGGTTATTTTAGTGGATGATTATTCGGatatgg CATTAATGAAAAAACCACTAGAGGAATATGTTTCCCGAATAGCCAAACTTAGACTAATACGTATGACCAAAAGGTCTGGCCTAGTCAGAGCTCGACTCGCAGGAGTCAGTGAAGCTACTGGACCTGTCTTATTGTTCCTAGACTCTCATGTGGAGTGTGCAGAAG GTTGGTTAGAGCCTCTTCTTGAAGCGATTGCTGACCACCCTAAAGCTGCAGTGACCCCAGAGATTGATGTGATTGATGATAAAACATTTGCCATACAAGCCTCAGTGGGTAACATTGGTGTcctagagtttaagtcattctCATTTGACTGGGCCCCGATTACACCCAGACTAAGAAGACTCAGAAATTCTATTGCAGACCCTGTCAT GTCACCTACCATGGCTGGAGGACTGTTTGCTattagaaaagatttttttattgacatggGCACATACGATGTTGGTTTGGAATTATGGGGAGGAGAGAACATAGAACTTTCCCTAAAG CTCTGGTTGTGTGGAGGAGGGATTCTGATCCATCCATGTTCACGGGTAGCTCACATATTTAGAGAGTCCTCTCCGTACCTCAAAGGAGACAAAAGTAATGTTTTGGTGAAGAATTCTGCTCGAGTTGCACAAGTATGGGCTGATGAATAtcgtaacttttttttcaaggaaCCTTATGATGAG GAAAAATATGGCAGTGTAGCAGAGAGACAAGAATTGCGTGCCAAGCTAAATTGTCACACATTTGGCTGGTACTTAGATCATGTTTACCCTGAGATGTATATAAAGGGATCTGGAAAATATCTAGGTTTG aTTCAAAGTAAATCTGGCAAGTGTATTCACAGATCCAGTTCAGACCCAGACTCACCTTTAACACTATCAGACTGTAGAAAAGCA TTGCCATGGGAATTTACTCGCATGAATGAAATAAGATCTTCCACCTTATGTTTTGATAGGCATCAACAAGACCAGTTTCTAATATCACAAACATGTACTTTAGACAATTCAACACAATCTTTTCAGTATGTGAAG AATGAATTAATCTACCATCTACCAACCAAGTCTTGTCTGACTGAATCTTCTGATGGgttttatattacattccaACCTTGTACATTAGCAAACAACCAGTTATGGAAGTGGCCAAATAATCTCAACTATATTTCAACAGTCAAAGACAGCAGATAG